The window TACTACATCAGCATCTATGTCTTCAGGATTTGGATTTGAAAATTTAAGATCTACATCTTCTAAATTTGGGTGTAGGTTTGATACATCTTCTCCTTTATTTTTACGGCTTGTAACATATTTTATGTTTACATTTGGGTGGTTAATAAGTAATCTCATTAGTTCTCCACCTGTATATCCGCTTGCTCCAATTATTGCTACATCTATTTTACTCATTTTATTTTAACATCCTTTAGTTTATTTTATTTTTTTCTTTGTTATTTTAGGTATTTTTGCACGTTTTTAAAGTGTGTTTTTGCTACCTTATCTAGAATATTTTTATCTATATCTTCGATTTTTGTTTTTTTAGTGTTAATATTATATCTTTTTTCTATTTCTTTTAAAATTTTTTCATAATGATACTTGGCAATAATACTACTTGTAGCAACAGGAGTGTAACGTTCACCATTAGATTCTTGGATAACTTTAATTTCTGGATCTATTTTTAGATATTCATTCATCTTTTTTGAATCAAACTTATCTATTATTATGACTACATCATGTGTATTTAATTGTTTTAGTAGATTTGTTATACATTTTGAATGTAGGTATGCTAGCATGTGATTTAGGTTTTTTTTATCTTTTTTAAATTTAGCATATAGTTTATTGTAGCTAAATGGTTTTAGTGCTATTATTTCATGTTTTATGCCTAGTTTTTCGATTTTATGATAAAGATCTATTATTTGATTTAAAGATAATTTTTTACTGTCTTTTACGCCTAATTGTTGTAGTTTATGATTTTCACTTTGTGATGTACATACAGCACATACAACTAGAGGTCCAAACCATTCACCTTTACCTGTTTCATCAGAGCCTATAGTATAAGTATAACTTTGAATATTACATGCTGAATTATTTGGCGTTTTTTGTTTTTTGTTACATAGTGTTCTTTTCTTATTTACAATTAAGCTAAGTAAATCAACAGTCTGTGGATTTTCATTATAAACAAGTTTTTTTGAATTATATAATATAAATACTATACCATTATCTTTAATACGTACTTGTTCATATTGGTGTGGTTTTTCATGATGAAGATTACGTGTTATATTCATAAAACGTTCAACTTCAAAATCATCAAGTTTAACAGATTTCATATTAAAAACATAAGCCTCCTAAGCATTTTTTTTGAGGATTTATAAAAAAAAAGAGTAATAAAAAAAAAATAAACATGAAAAAAAAACTCTCCTTTTTTTTATTATTGAAGTAATTTTTTTTCATGATATAATATTAAAAAGACATTAATAGGAATATCTTAGTTATTCTCGTATCATTGTTCCTATACCGTGTTTTGTGAAGATTTCAAGAAGTATTGAATGATTAAGTCTACCATCAAGAATATGAGCTGTTTTAACACCATTTTCAACAGCATTAATACATGTTTCAATTTTTGGAATCATACCACCTGATATTGTACCATCACCAATAAGTTCACGCAATTCATCAACACGAGCACGACGTATAAGACTTTCAGGATCATCAGGATCAGCTAGAAGTCCTGGTACATCTGTTAGTACTATTAGTTTTTCTGCATCTACTTCTGATGCAATAGATCCTGCAACTGTATCAGCATTAAGATTAAGTGTATTTCCATTTTTATCAATACCAATAGGTGAAATTACAGGTATGTAATCATTTGATGTAAGATGTTCTATTAAATCACTATTTACTTTATCAATCTTTCCCACATATCCAAGGTCTACTTCTAGTATTTCACCATTTTCATGTTGTATTTGTGTTGGTCCTTTACGTGATGATTCAAGAAGGAATGAATCTTTTCCTGATATTCCAAGACTTTTTCCTCCATGAAGTCCTATTTTTGATACTATTTCTGTGTTAATTTTTCCAACTAGTACCATTTTTACAATATCCATGGTTTCTTCGTCTGTTACTCTAAGTCCACCAATAAATTGTGGTTCTTTTCCCATCCGATCCATTGAACGTGATATTTCAGGTCCTCCACCATGTACTACCATTGGTTGCATTCCAACATATTTTAGCAGTACTGTATCTCGTGCTGTGGAACTCATTGCATTTTCATCTACCATTGCATGTCCACCATACTTTATCATAATTTTTTTATCATGAAATTTTTTTATGTATGGGAGTGCTTCAATTAAAACATTACTTATATCTATTTGTTCTTGTTCAACCATAACTATCTTAAATCTCCTTTTCTAATTTTTTTTTGTTTATTATTCTTTTCATTCTTTTTTTTTGTTATTATTTATTTTTTTTTATGTTGTGTATTCAGCATTAATTTCAACATAATCATATGTTAAATCACAGCCATATGCTGTAGCATAACAATCACCATCATTAAGTTTTATGTTGTGTATTCAGCATTAATTTCAACATAATCATATGTTAAATCACAGCCATATGCTGTAGCATAACAATCACCATCATTAAGACTTACTGTGATTATTATCTCTTTATGTTGCATTATCATCTCAGCTTTCTTTAGTATTTCAGGATTATCATATGTCATAACACATCCATCAACAACAATATCAGCTTTTAAATCATCAGATTCAATAGAAATACTTACACATTCCGGATCAAAATCCACACCAGAATATCCCATTGCTGTTATTATACGACCCCAGTTAGGATCAGCACCAAATACTGCTGTTTTAACAAGACTTGATGAGACAATACTTCGTGCTATTGTTATTGCATCATCCTCACATTTTGCATTATGACATGTTACTTCTATGAAGTGTTTTGCACCTTCCCCATCTTTTGCAATTTGTTTTGCAAGACTTATACATACATAATCAAGTGCTTCTTTAAAGTTATCATCAACATTACCTTTAACTTCATTTGTACTCATAAGAATTACAGTATCATTAGTACTTTGATCACCATCAACAACCACCATATTAAATGAACGTTTAACACTATCACGTAGTAGTTGTTGTAGTTCATCTTGTGGTACTTCAAGATCTGTTGTAATAAATCCAAGCATAGTTCCCATATTAGGTGCAATCATACCAGATCCTTTACAAATACCAGCAATCTTAAATTTAGTACCATCAACAAGTTCACTTTCAACAGCACACTCTTTAGGCACAGTATCAGTTGTCATGATTGCCTTTGCAGCATCAGTTGCATTTTCACGACTATTACCAAGACTATTTAAAGACTCCATAGCTACAGGTTCAATAACATCCATAGGCATCTGACGACCAATAACACCGGTAGAAGCAACAGCAACATCATCAGAAGGTATACCTAAAACTTCACCAGTTAACTTAGCCATACGCTCAGCATTTTTTAATCCTTCCTCTTTAGTATAACAATTAGCATTACCACTATTAACAATAATAGCTGAAATTTTACCATTTTCTAAATGTTTTCGTGTAACATCAATAGGAGCAGCATACACCTTATTTTGAGTATAAACACCTACAGCTGTTGAATCCTTATGATAAATTACACTAACACCATATTTACCATCACGAAAACCACTTGCAAGTATACTATCAATTGAACAAATTCCATTATCTAAAAGTTTCATATAAAAAATCACATCCATTTATATTTTTTTAAAGTTTTTTATTAAATTATAATTACATTACATAAAAAGATAAAAAGTTAACTCTATTAAAAAAAAAGGTTCATAAAATAAAAAGAAAAAATAAGGAGATTAAAAATAAACTATATTATCCTGTGGTACTACAAGTATCATTATTTTTATTATTATATGTATTTTCACTACCTTGATGTGACGTATTATATGTTTTCTTCGGTTTTGTATAGTTTTTGGTTGGTGTTGTTGGTTTTTTGTATGTTGTGTATGTTTGTGTGTTTGTTGTTGTAGTGTTGTTGTCTGTTTCGTTTATTGTTTCATTTACTGTTGTGTTATTGTCTGTTGTGTTGTTGGTATTATTATCTCCTAGGTTTAGTTGGGGTACATCAAAGTGTATTACTGATGCTCCTACTGAGCCGCATAATAGTGCTACTATTGCTACTATTATTGCGAGCATTAATTTTGAGTTTAGTTCTGAACCCATATTTTACCTCATAAATATTTTTTTGTTTTTTTTTATCTTTTTTTGCTATTTTTTTCCTCACATTTTATTATTATTTTTATTTTTATTCTCTGATTACTATGATTATTAATGCTATTATGGTTGCTATGACTCCTAGCCATGGATTTCCTGTGTTCCAGCCTATGAGTGTTGCTAAAAATACGAAGATGAATATTGCAAATAGTGTCATTTTACTACTTGATATGTAGTCTATTGCTGATCTTGTGAATTCTGTTGGTATGTAGTATGCGTATTTTCCGTTTGCTAGGTCAAATACTATTACAGGTGTTGGATCTCGTATTTTTACATAATCTGTTATATGTGCGTTTTCTCCTGCTTCTCGTCTGCTGTTTCCAATTCCTACACGTAGGTTTAGTCCATTGTTCATTGCATA of the Methanosphaera cuniculi genome contains:
- a CDS encoding ribonuclease HIII, translated to MKSVKLDDFEVERFMNITRNLHHEKPHQYEQVRIKDNGIVFILYNSKKLVYNENPQTVDLLSLIVNKKRTLCNKKQKTPNNSACNIQSYTYTIGSDETGKGEWFGPLVVCAVCTSQSENHKLQQLGVKDSKKLSLNQIIDLYHKIEKLGIKHEIIALKPFSYNKLYAKFKKDKKNLNHMLAYLHSKCITNLLKQLNTHDVVIIIDKFDSKKMNEYLKIDPEIKVIQESNGERYTPVATSSIIAKYHYEKILKEIEKRYNINTKKTKIEDIDKNILDKVAKTHFKNVQKYLK
- the argB gene encoding acetylglutamate kinase is translated as MVEQEQIDISNVLIEALPYIKKFHDKKIMIKYGGHAMVDENAMSSTARDTVLLKYVGMQPMVVHGGGPEISRSMDRMGKEPQFIGGLRVTDEETMDIVKMVLVGKINTEIVSKIGLHGGKSLGISGKDSFLLESSRKGPTQIQHENGEILEVDLGYVGKIDKVNSDLIEHLTSNDYIPVISPIGIDKNGNTLNLNADTVAGSIASEVDAEKLIVLTDVPGLLADPDDPESLIRRARVDELRELIGDGTISGGMIPKIETCINAVENGVKTAHILDGRLNHSILLEIFTKHGIGTMIRE
- a CDS encoding bifunctional ornithine acetyltransferase/N-acetylglutamate synthase — protein: MHNIKLNDGDCYATAYGCDLTYDYVEINAEYTT
- the argJ gene encoding bifunctional ornithine acetyltransferase/N-acetylglutamate synthase encodes the protein MKLLDNGICSIDSILASGFRDGKYGVSVIYHKDSTAVGVYTQNKVYAAPIDVTRKHLENGKISAIIVNSGNANCYTKEEGLKNAERMAKLTGEVLGIPSDDVAVASTGVIGRQMPMDVIEPVAMESLNSLGNSRENATDAAKAIMTTDTVPKECAVESELVDGTKFKIAGICKGSGMIAPNMGTMLGFITTDLEVPQDELQQLLRDSVKRSFNMVVVDGDQSTNDTVILMSTNEVKGNVDDNFKEALDYVCISLAKQIAKDGEGAKHFIEVTCHNAKCEDDAITIARSIVSSSLVKTAVFGADPNWGRIITAMGYSGVDFDPECVSISIESDDLKADIVVDGCVMTYDNPEILKKAEMIMQHKEIIITVSLNDGDCYATAYGCDLTYDYVEINAEYTT